In Esox lucius isolate fEsoLuc1 chromosome 6, fEsoLuc1.pri, whole genome shotgun sequence, the following proteins share a genomic window:
- the tmem26a gene encoding transmembrane protein 26 — MAFFIKFACAIVTRLLFILISLIGVWRVTLVKNDNTYWLMTFLFLPLVVEMIITLKRRKGKDYKWFSPAILLFLISIIPSLWILELHHQQNKSSDPQCKKLDSWENVKSMISLNKTVGNITVQTYLKGLDQHLSTVCPNDWILALHQILLILLIVGKWLLPLGAGVTRDELSQLLLIFVGIAADILEFTSETLSDVKENSPQLVYVILSVWTWSMLQFPLHLAVVNSKPESQSQGDSLLTKHSTDIWSIVESLFIQDGPFLIVRIVVMTYFDVFHQMLVFFAIKNFLVVILNFYRLYIICQDYRPVDTSRTSTSIPL, encoded by the exons ATGGCTTTTTTTATAAAATTTGCATGTGCGATTGTTACTAGATTGCTCTTCATTCTCATTTCACTTATCGGAGTTTGGAGAGTGACGTTAGTTAAAAATGACAACACCTACTGGTTAATGACATTTCTATTTCTACCTCTCGTTGTCGAAATGATCATAACTTTAAAAAGAAGAAAGGGAAAGGATTATAAATG GTTCTCTCCAGCCATCTTGCTTTTTCTAATCAGCATAATTCCTTCTCTCTGGATTCTGGAACTACATCATCAGCAGAACAAATCTAGTGACCCTCAG TGCAAGAAACTGGACTCGTGGGAAAATGTGAAAAGCATGATATCTCTGAACAAAACTGTAGGCAATATAACAGTTCAAACCTATCTAAAG GGTCTTGACCAACACTTGTCCACGGTTTGTCCCAACGACTGGATCCTGGCTCTCCATCAAATTCTGCTCATCCTCTTAATAGTGGGAAAGTGGCTCCTCCCACTAGGGGCCGGGGTCACACGGGACGAACTCTCTCAGCTACTACTCATCTTTGTTGGCATAGCAGCTGACATTTTGGAGTTTACCAGTGAAACACTGTCTGATGTCAA GGAGAACAGCCCTCAGTTGGTCTATGTAATCCTATCGGTGTGGACCTGGAGCATGTTACAGTTTCCTCTTCATCTGGCTG TGGTAAACTCAAAGCCAGAAAGCCAGAGCCAAGGTGATTCCCTTCTAACCAAGCACAGCACGGACATATGGAGCATCGTTGAGAGCCTTTTCATCCAGGACGGCCCGTTCCTCATAGTCCGGATCGTTGTCATGACCTACTTTGATGTCTTCCACCAGATGCTGGTGTTCTTTGCCATTAAAAACTTTCTGGTGGTCATCCTGAACTTCTATCGGCTGTACATCATATGCCAGGACTACAGACCAGTAGACACGTCCAGGACCAGCACCAGCATCCCTTTATAG
- the cdk1 gene encoding cyclin-dependent kinase 1 (The RefSeq protein has 2 substitutions compared to this genomic sequence) — protein sequence MEDYLKIEKIGEGTYGVVYKGRHKSTGQVVAMKKIRLESEEEGVPSTAVRGISLLKELAHPNVVRLLDVLMQESRLYLIFEFLSMDLKKYLDSIPSGQYMDPMLVKSYLYQILEGILFCHCRRVLHRDLKPQNLLIDNKGVIKLADFGLARAFGVPVRVYTHEVVTLWYRAPEVLLGAARYSTPVDIWSIGTIFAELATKKPLFHGDSEIDQLFRIFRTLGTPNNDIWPEVESLPDYKNTFPKWKSGNLSSMVKNLDKSGIDLLAKTLIYDPPKRISARQAMTHPYFDDLDKSTLPASTVKM from the exons aTGGAAGATTACCTGAAAATAGAGAAAATCGGCGAGG GTACCTATGGTGTTGTGTACAAAGGCAGACACAAGTCCACCGGCCAGGTGGTGGCCATGAAGAAGATCCGTCTGGAAAGCGAGGAGGAAGGAGTGCCAAGTACGGCCGTGAGGGAGATCTCTTTGCTTAAAGAGTTGGCGCACCCGAATGTTGTACG GCTTTTAGATGTGCTGATGCAGGAGTCCAGACTTTACCTCATTTTTGAGTTCCTGTCCATGGACCTTAAGAAATACTTAGACTCCATTCCCTCTGGCCAGTACATGGACCCTATGCTTGTAAAG AGCTACCTGTACCAGATCTTGGAGGGCATCCTGTTCTGCCACTGTAGAAGAGTCCTCCACAGAGACCTGAAGCCCCAGAACCTATTGATTGACAACAAAGGAGTAATCAAACTGGCAGACTTTGGGTTGGCCAGGGCCTTTGGGGTGCCAGTCCGGGTATATACCCACGAG GTTGTGACACTGTGGTACAGAGCTCCTGAGGTCCTGCTGGGTGCAGCGCGCTACTCTACCCCTGTGGATATCTGGAGTATTGGGACCATATTTGCAGAGTTGGCCACTAAGAAACCCCTCTTCCATGGAGACTCAGAGATTGACCAGTTATTTAGAATATTCAG GACCCTTGGTACACCCAACAATGACATCTGGCCAGAAGTAGAGTCTCTACCTGACTACAAGAACACATTTCCCAAGTGGAAATCAGGAAACCTGTCCTCCATGGTGAAGAACCTGGACAAGAATGGCATTGATCTGCTTGCT AAAACTTTGATCTATGACCCACCTAAGAGGATCTCTGCAAGACAGGCTATGACCCATCCATACTTTGACGACCTGGACAAATCCACTCTACCAGCCAGCACAGTCAAGATGTGA